A segment of the Candidatus Pelagisphaera phototrophica genome:
CGCTGGCCGTAAAGGAAATCCAGGACCTTTTGAAGTCCGTTCGCGACATCAAGCGCATCTTGGGTCGCCTGCAGAACCGGCTTCGCAATCCGCGTGAGCTCGGCGGCATTCGGGACACCCTCAACCAGTTACCAGGAATCCTCGATACACTAGCTCCGTTTACGGGAACTCCAATCGACTCTATATCCTCCCAACTCAACACCCTTCCCCACTTGGCTGAGCTTCTCAACAAGGGACTCAAAGAGGAACTGCCCAACAATCTCTCCGGTGGGGGGTACATTGCCAAAGGCTACGACGATACCCTCGATGGCATGCTTTCACTGACCACGGACAACAAACTATGGTTGTCAAACCTTGAGGCCGAGGAAAGAGAACGCACGGGAATCAAGAACTTGAGAATCAAGTTCAACAACGCGTTCGGCTATTTCATCGAAATCTCCAAGTCAAATCTCACCCTCGTACCCGACGACTACATACGCAAACAAACAATGGTCAACGGTGAGCGGTACGTCACCGAGAGTTTAAAGCAGAAGGAGAAGGAAATATTCCACGCAGAAGAAAACAGTAAACGAAGAGAGGAAGAGCTTTTCGCCGGTTTAGTCGCTGCCGTACTCGAAGAATCTGGGCCGCTAATCCAAACAGCCTCCGCGTTGGCCGAACTCGACGTGTTTTGCGGATGGGCTGAGATCGCTCGCCTGTGGAACTACTGCAAGCCCGAGCTCGACGAGTCCGATACGATTGAAATCTTGCAAGGCCGCCACCCCGTCGTGGAGCAAATGCTTAAACAAAATGCATCGGGACTCGCAAGCAGCCAGGCATTCGTTCCCAATGATTCACAACTCAGCGCATCCGAAAGTCAGATACATTTGATCACAGGGCCGAACATGGCGGGGAAAAGCACCTTTATTCGGCAAGTGGCTCTCATTACTCTCCTCGCCCAAGTCGGATGCTGGACTCCCGCTACTTCCGCAAAGATCGGACTGGTCGACAGAATTTTCTCGCGCGTCGGGGCGAGCGACGATCTCGCCCGCGGAAACTCTACCTTCATGGTAGAGATGAACGAGACGGCTAACATTCTCAATAACGCTACGCGACACAGCCTCATCATACTGGACGAAATTGGCCGCGGCACGAGCACCTATGATGGCCTCAGTATCGCTTGGTCTGTGGTGGAGCATCTGCATCGCGAATTGGATGCAGGACCCAAAACGCTCTTTGCGACCCATTACCAAGAGCTAACCCAACTGGAGACCCATCTGGGTAGACTCGAGAATTTCTCGGTCGCTGTGAAAGAGTGGAATGACGACATCGTGTTCGTTCGGCAGGTCGTAAAAGGAGCTGCTGACAGAAGCTACGGCATCCAAGTAGCCCGACTCGCAGGGCTTCCCCAACCGGTAATCGATCGGGCTAAGGAAATCCTGCAAAAGCTTGAATCCGAAGATGCGATAGTAGCCGTGATTTCACCTATGCCAAGAGCAAAGCCGCACAAAAAAATACGCGTCGAGCAAAACGACGACCAGTTGAACCTGTTCAGCTAGTACAGCCTCTCCGACGGTCCGAATGGGAGTGAACATCCTCTGAACCAGCTTCGCTAGGAGTTTCTATCCTATTGGTTTATAATAACTTAAATAAAATTGAGTT
Coding sequences within it:
- the mutS gene encoding DNA mismatch repair protein MutS, whose protein sequence is MAKGKITPMMQQYFEVKRNLPSNTLLLFRLGDFYEMFHEDAEIGSQLLGITLTKRSDYFMAGIPYHAAEQYIGKALQAGKKVAICDQVETPQPGKLVKRSLTRILTPGTTIEDNQIESSRNHYLAAFELEKSGASLCWLDLSTAEFQIATGKSVDDLMPVLTSIDPAEMLVMEGEENRWRAMAHDGSTHDELTHFLATRSVTELPGYHFNIDAGVQSVMDTLGVINLEGFGIDKDHPALGCAGAVLHYVTENLRAKPANLSSIREYSYAASLLLDPATLRNLEIFKSTRGTREGSLLQSINKTTTASGSRQLEQWLISPDRRLDELRRRQDSVEQFVKSPLAVKEIQDLLKSVRDIKRILGRLQNRLRNPRELGGIRDTLNQLPGILDTLAPFTGTPIDSISSQLNTLPHLAELLNKGLKEELPNNLSGGGYIAKGYDDTLDGMLSLTTDNKLWLSNLEAEERERTGIKNLRIKFNNAFGYFIEISKSNLTLVPDDYIRKQTMVNGERYVTESLKQKEKEIFHAEENSKRREEELFAGLVAAVLEESGPLIQTASALAELDVFCGWAEIARLWNYCKPELDESDTIEILQGRHPVVEQMLKQNASGLASSQAFVPNDSQLSASESQIHLITGPNMAGKSTFIRQVALITLLAQVGCWTPATSAKIGLVDRIFSRVGASDDLARGNSTFMVEMNETANILNNATRHSLIILDEIGRGTSTYDGLSIAWSVVEHLHRELDAGPKTLFATHYQELTQLETHLGRLENFSVAVKEWNDDIVFVRQVVKGAADRSYGIQVARLAGLPQPVIDRAKEILQKLESEDAIVAVISPMPRAKPHKKIRVEQNDDQLNLFS